The following are from one region of the Nostoc cf. commune SO-36 genome:
- a CDS encoding phosphatidate cytidylyltransferase, with the protein MPWSRIISGIVAIALALSATLLGGWYFTIIFAVIIFLGQQEYFNLVRARGIAPAAKTTMAVSQILLVICTLDGSLADAVMPIAGTLICFYLLFQPKFATIADVSASIMGLFYVGYLPSYWVRLRAIDSAVFSNISLGGYWPTTWADFWEKANSASLPQGFTATLLTFLCIWAADIGAYTIGKFFGKTRLSEISPKKTVEGAVFGITSSVAVAIAGAYYLHLPRSPFTGLALGLLIGIASLLGDLTESMLKRDAGVKDSGQLIPGHGGILDRTDSYIFTAPLVYYFVTLLLPLVSR; encoded by the coding sequence ATGCCTTGGTCTCGGATTATTAGTGGAATTGTTGCGATCGCTCTTGCTCTTTCTGCAACCCTTTTGGGGGGTTGGTACTTTACCATCATCTTTGCAGTTATCATCTTTTTGGGTCAACAGGAATATTTTAATTTGGTACGAGCCAGAGGCATCGCTCCTGCTGCTAAAACCACTATGGCTGTCAGCCAAATATTGCTGGTGATTTGTACGCTAGATGGCAGTTTAGCTGATGCTGTAATGCCAATAGCTGGCACACTTATTTGTTTTTACCTACTGTTTCAGCCCAAATTTGCCACGATCGCTGATGTTTCTGCTTCTATTATGGGGCTATTTTATGTAGGTTATTTACCGAGTTACTGGGTACGATTACGAGCAATTGATAGTGCTGTTTTTAGCAATATTTCTTTGGGAGGTTACTGGCCCACAACCTGGGCAGATTTCTGGGAAAAGGCAAATTCCGCTTCTTTACCACAAGGTTTTACAGCAACACTGCTGACTTTTTTGTGTATTTGGGCAGCCGATATCGGTGCATACACTATTGGCAAATTCTTTGGGAAAACCCGTCTGTCTGAGATTAGCCCGAAAAAAACTGTAGAAGGTGCTGTCTTTGGCATTACTTCAAGTGTTGCCGTAGCCATAGCAGGAGCCTATTATCTACACTTGCCCAGATCCCCCTTCACTGGTCTTGCATTGGGTTTGCTGATAGGTATTGCTAGTCTTTTAGGGGATCTTACCGAATCTATGCTCAAGCGAGATGCTGGAGTTAAAGATTCGGGACAGTTGATCCCCGGTCACGGTGGTATTTTAGACCGTACTGATAGTTATATTTTCACTGCTCCTTTGGTTTATTATTTTGTGACATTGCTATTACCACTAGTTAGTAGATAG
- the malQ gene encoding 4-alpha-glucanotransferase: MPFPRSSGILLHPTSFPSRFGVGDLGLEAYRFIDFLKDTHQQYWQVLPLGPTGYGNSPYMCYSAMAGNPLLVSPEKLRDEGLLTEEDFANLPGFPGEKVDFDQVVPIKIGLLKKACENFRTNATDIQKNEFAGFCDSKAYWLDNYALFMALKDAHENASWHTWEREFVKREPEALAQVQDRLNGEIFYYKFVQFEFFRQWSELKSYANMRGIDIIGDIPIYVAHDSADVWAHPDIFCLDEETGEAAQMAGVPPDYFSATGQLWGNPVYNWEELQKQDFKWWVQRFEAMLDYVDIIRIDHFRGFEAYWSVAKGEETAMNGKWVEAPGDAFFEAIRQKLGKLPVLAEDLGVITPEVEALRDKYEFPGMKVLQFAFGSDPANPFLPFNYPRNAVVYTGTHDNDTTVGWFNSASDYEKHNLWLYLGCISPEGIQWDLIRLALSSIANQAIIPLQDVLGLGNEARMNFPSTAEGNWGWRYQAEALRDELRDRLKVLTRLNGRAPEGQ, from the coding sequence ATGCCTTTTCCTAGATCCAGTGGTATTTTGTTGCATCCTACCTCCTTTCCCAGCCGGTTTGGCGTTGGAGATTTAGGCTTAGAAGCCTATCGCTTCATCGATTTTCTTAAAGATACCCATCAACAATATTGGCAAGTTCTACCCTTGGGCCCCACTGGATACGGTAATTCCCCTTATATGTGCTACTCAGCAATGGCAGGAAATCCCCTGCTAGTTAGCCCAGAAAAACTGCGAGATGAGGGTTTGCTAACTGAAGAAGACTTTGCTAATTTACCAGGATTTCCCGGAGAAAAGGTAGACTTCGACCAGGTTGTGCCGATTAAGATTGGGCTACTCAAAAAAGCCTGTGAAAACTTTAGAACAAATGCTACGGACATCCAAAAAAACGAGTTTGCAGGTTTTTGCGACAGCAAAGCCTATTGGCTAGATAATTACGCCTTATTTATGGCGTTGAAAGATGCCCACGAAAATGCAAGCTGGCATACATGGGAGCGAGAATTTGTCAAGCGCGAACCCGAAGCATTAGCTCAGGTACAGGATCGGCTTAACGGAGAGATTTTTTATTACAAGTTCGTCCAATTTGAGTTTTTCCGGCAGTGGTCAGAACTGAAAAGCTACGCCAATATGCGCGGTATAGATATTATCGGCGATATTCCCATCTACGTAGCTCACGATAGTGCTGACGTGTGGGCACATCCCGACATCTTTTGTTTAGACGAAGAAACTGGAGAAGCTGCTCAAATGGCAGGAGTCCCACCAGATTACTTTAGTGCTACCGGTCAATTGTGGGGCAACCCGGTTTATAACTGGGAGGAATTGCAAAAACAAGACTTTAAATGGTGGGTACAGCGCTTTGAGGCCATGCTGGATTATGTAGATATTATTCGCATTGACCACTTCCGGGGCTTCGAGGCTTATTGGTCAGTAGCCAAAGGCGAAGAAACTGCCATGAATGGCAAATGGGTGGAAGCACCTGGAGATGCTTTTTTTGAAGCGATTAGGCAGAAGTTGGGCAAGCTACCTGTCTTGGCAGAAGATTTGGGAGTAATTACACCAGAGGTAGAAGCACTGCGAGATAAGTATGAATTTCCGGGGATGAAGGTTTTACAGTTTGCCTTTGGTTCTGATCCCGCTAATCCATTCTTACCATTCAATTACCCGCGAAATGCTGTAGTTTATACGGGCACTCACGATAACGATACAACTGTAGGCTGGTTTAATTCAGCTAGCGATTACGAAAAGCATAACTTATGGCTTTATTTAGGTTGTATCAGTCCTGAAGGCATCCAGTGGGATTTAATTCGCCTAGCTTTGAGTTCCATAGCTAACCAAGCGATTATTCCCTTGCAAGATGTTTTGGGATTAGGAAACGAAGCGCGGATGAATTTTCCTAGTACTGCTGAGGGTAACTGGGGGTGGCGCTATCAAGCAGAAGCGTTGAGAGATGAATTACGCGATCGCTTAAAAGTTCTTACCAGGCTCAATGGACGCGCCCCGGAAGGACAATAA
- a CDS encoding Rid family detoxifying hydrolase: protein MDAEELLKLYAKGQRKFDSVNLRGVDLKGANLSGIDLTSADLTGADLNNANLSKACLKNTNLTRVSLTSANLSALVESSSLNLSWADLDNADLSDAMLNSANLTEASLKKTNLVRANLSGANLSGTNLFEADLSQANLIHVKLKDTNLHGTKIRGINLSQKDLSGMNLAGADLGAANLRGVNLRKTCLKKTNLERADLQQADLMKANLNGANLRKADLTGANIYGATFKDADLTGAIMPDGEVYKPIASQLEIGKQETSLEKVISMTRKVINTDNAPAPVGPYNQAIAASGQFVFVAGQIAIDPRLGDVVYTDDVKKQTEQVLANLEAILTAAGATFQDVVKTTVFLADMNDFAAVNAIYAKYFPEDTAPARACVQVSRLPKDVLVEIDAIAVISG from the coding sequence ATGGATGCTGAAGAACTTTTAAAGCTATATGCAAAAGGTCAACGAAAGTTTGATTCAGTAAATTTGAGAGGAGTAGACCTCAAAGGTGCAAATCTGAGTGGGATAGACCTAACAAGTGCAGATTTGACGGGAGCAGATTTAAATAATGCCAACTTGAGTAAGGCATGTCTTAAAAACACAAATCTCACTAGGGTATCTCTGACAAGCGCAAACTTAAGTGCTTTGGTGGAAAGTTCTAGTTTAAATTTAAGTTGGGCAGACTTAGATAATGCCGATTTGAGCGATGCTATGCTAAATTCTGCCAATCTCACTGAAGCTTCTTTGAAAAAAACAAATCTCGTGAGAGCTAACCTTAGCGGCGCGAATTTAAGTGGTACTAACTTGTTTGAAGCTGATTTGAGTCAAGCAAACCTAATTCATGTAAAACTCAAAGATACCAATTTGCACGGGACTAAGATTCGGGGTATTAATCTATCTCAAAAGGATTTGTCTGGTATGAATCTGGCTGGGGCTGATTTAGGTGCAGCAAATCTTAGAGGCGTAAATCTGAGAAAAACCTGTCTAAAAAAGACAAATTTAGAGAGAGCGGATTTACAACAAGCGGATTTAATGAAAGCAAATCTGAATGGAGCTAATCTTAGAAAAGCTGACTTAACTGGGGCAAATATCTATGGAGCAACCTTTAAAGATGCTGACCTAACTGGTGCGATAATGCCAGATGGAGAAGTCTACAAGCCGATCGCTTCTCAGCTAGAAATCGGTAAACAGGAAACATCGTTAGAGAAAGTAATATCTATGACCCGTAAAGTAATTAATACTGATAACGCACCCGCACCAGTCGGCCCTTATAATCAAGCGATCGCAGCTTCAGGTCAATTTGTATTCGTGGCTGGACAAATTGCCATCGATCCCCGCCTTGGCGATGTTGTCTACACTGATGATGTCAAAAAACAAACCGAGCAGGTATTAGCTAACCTTGAAGCCATCCTGACAGCAGCCGGTGCAACTTTCCAAGATGTGGTAAAGACCACTGTATTTCTAGCTGATATGAATGATTTCGCGGCGGTGAATGCCATTTATGCTAAATATTTCCCAGAAGATACAGCCCCAGCGCGGGCTTGTGTGCAGGTATCGCGCTTACCTAAAGATGTGTTGGTAGAAATTGATGCGATCGCTGTAATTAGCGGTTAG
- a CDS encoding phosphate/phosphite/phosphonate ABC transporter substrate-binding protein translates to MSVRKKSLLGAGAAFAVLTGLVVSTVGAMQATIANPTTNQQTPRLLAQGQKTLTIVFPSRADSTDLQNKANAVGAFLSKELGIPVVAQVGDDTAAVEALRANRADVAFLSSRPALKAKQLANASLYLAEVRSTYSGRYTYSSTFVVPKNSPLKTQNSAKATLEQLRGKKMAFTSPTSGSGFIIPVAELVKQKFVPNRDRLDDFFGQVSYGGNYSKALQAVVRGQADVAVVSEYALNPPYITAEEKSQLRVLHKITGVPAHGIAIDDDVPAPTREKIINALLKLNKSENNKLLSDLYNSTELVRINHDRHLATMRDALQIAGIEP, encoded by the coding sequence ATGAGTGTGAGGAAAAAGAGCTTATTGGGTGCTGGCGCGGCATTTGCAGTGCTTACAGGTTTAGTAGTCAGCACAGTAGGGGCTATGCAGGCAACGATCGCTAACCCCACCACTAATCAACAGACACCACGCTTACTTGCCCAAGGGCAGAAAACTTTAACAATAGTTTTTCCCAGTCGTGCTGATTCTACAGACTTGCAAAATAAGGCAAATGCAGTAGGAGCTTTTTTATCGAAAGAGTTAGGAATTCCAGTAGTCGCCCAAGTCGGTGATGATACAGCTGCTGTAGAAGCTTTGAGAGCAAACCGGGCTGATGTCGCTTTTTTAAGTAGCCGTCCGGCTTTGAAAGCAAAACAATTAGCAAATGCTAGCTTGTATCTAGCCGAAGTTCGTTCCACTTATTCGGGAAGATACACCTATAGCTCAACATTTGTTGTCCCTAAGAATAGTCCCCTAAAAACTCAAAATTCAGCTAAAGCCACTTTAGAACAACTGCGGGGCAAGAAAATGGCTTTTACTTCCCCTACTTCTGGCTCTGGGTTTATTATCCCTGTCGCTGAGTTGGTCAAACAAAAATTTGTACCCAACCGCGATCGCTTAGATGATTTCTTTGGTCAAGTTTCTTATGGCGGCAATTACAGCAAAGCCTTGCAAGCAGTTGTGCGCGGTCAAGCTGATGTGGCTGTTGTGTCAGAATATGCTCTCAATCCACCTTATATCACCGCCGAAGAGAAGAGTCAGTTACGGGTTCTGCACAAAATTACTGGTGTACCTGCCCACGGTATTGCTATCGATGATGATGTTCCAGCCCCAACACGCGAAAAAATCATCAACGCCTTACTGAAATTAAATAAGTCGGAAAATAATAAATTGTTAAGCGACTTGTATAATTCCACAGAATTAGTGCGAATTAACCACGATCGTCACCTAGCAACTATGCGTGACGCTCTGCAAATCGCTGGCATTGAACCATAA
- a CDS encoding pseudouridine synthase, with protein sequence MEARLQKILAQWGIASRREAEEMIRHSRVRINGVLAHLGQKVDPEKDAIAIDDKPVSKKQRPALIYLLLHKPAGVVSTCYDPHGRPTVLDLLPKELREGSGIHPVGRLDADSTGALILTNDGELTFGLTHPRHSISKTYHVLVKGHPSEKVLQMWRQGVMLEGRKTRAAKVHLIERRADHSFLEIVLQEGRNRQIRRIAQQLGYPVIKLHRVAIGSIQLQTPKEPLLSEGKYRSLKDHEIRFLQDQITQPIKESAELRSVSRHEMAKKEE encoded by the coding sequence ATGGAGGCACGGTTACAAAAAATTCTCGCTCAATGGGGTATTGCCTCACGTCGTGAAGCCGAAGAAATGATTAGGCACTCACGGGTGCGGATTAATGGAGTATTGGCACATTTGGGTCAAAAAGTTGATCCCGAAAAAGATGCGATCGCAATTGATGATAAGCCTGTATCCAAAAAGCAGCGTCCGGCTTTAATATATCTATTGCTGCACAAACCAGCAGGAGTGGTTTCGACTTGCTACGACCCTCACGGCAGACCAACAGTCTTGGATCTCCTACCGAAAGAATTACGAGAGGGTTCAGGTATTCACCCAGTTGGGCGTTTAGATGCAGACTCTACAGGAGCATTAATCCTGACCAATGACGGAGAACTGACATTTGGACTAACCCATCCCCGCCACAGTATTTCCAAGACATATCATGTTTTGGTCAAAGGACATCCTTCAGAAAAAGTACTACAAATGTGGCGTCAGGGTGTCATGTTGGAGGGTAGAAAAACCAGGGCGGCTAAAGTACATCTAATAGAACGTCGTGCCGACCACAGCTTTTTAGAAATAGTGTTGCAGGAGGGAAGAAATCGCCAAATTCGCCGTATAGCTCAACAGTTAGGATACCCAGTAATCAAGCTGCATCGAGTTGCTATCGGCTCAATTCAATTACAAACACCAAAAGAACCCTTATTGTCAGAGGGTAAATATCGTTCCCTCAAAGATCATGAAATTCGCTTTTTGCAAGATCAGATAACGCAACCTATTAAAGAATCAGCGGAGTTAAGGAGTGTCAGTAGGCATGAAATGGCTAAGAAAGAAGAATAA
- a CDS encoding helix-turn-helix domain-containing protein: protein MKWLRKKNNHQPSLSLEEQRAEKLAELGAQLWALRQEQGLSLEQVVVLTRIPRRLLQAIEEGNLNDLPEPVYIQGLLRQFAEALGLNGVEFSGTFPISSAQVNPQGLGNHSPLAQLRPIHLYFLYILLIVCSVNGLSQLLNNAVLQANSSQNQPYPKQKSIVKPEIAQIKESVEVQSVNDTLSAVQQGKAVQIGVTLKASSWIRVVADGKTEFEGILPEGTHRIWKAQEQLTVKTDNAGGVLMSINQEKAKEMGEPGKEEEVRIAAKPKF, encoded by the coding sequence ATGAAATGGCTAAGAAAGAAGAATAATCACCAGCCATCACTTTCTTTAGAGGAACAACGAGCCGAAAAGTTGGCAGAATTAGGCGCTCAACTTTGGGCATTGCGGCAAGAACAGGGCCTATCTCTAGAGCAAGTGGTTGTATTAACCAGGATTCCCCGGCGATTATTGCAGGCGATCGAAGAAGGTAATTTAAACGATCTGCCAGAACCAGTTTATATACAAGGTTTGCTCAGACAATTTGCCGAAGCTCTAGGCTTGAATGGAGTAGAATTTTCTGGCACTTTTCCGATCAGTTCTGCACAAGTGAACCCTCAAGGTCTAGGGAATCATTCACCCCTTGCTCAACTACGTCCGATTCATCTTTACTTTCTTTACATATTACTAATAGTATGCTCAGTAAATGGTTTATCTCAGTTATTAAATAATGCTGTACTACAAGCAAATAGTAGCCAAAACCAGCCATATCCAAAACAAAAATCCATTGTTAAACCAGAGATAGCCCAAATAAAAGAATCGGTGGAGGTTCAATCAGTTAACGATACCCTTAGCGCCGTCCAACAGGGAAAGGCTGTACAGATTGGTGTGACTTTGAAAGCGTCATCTTGGATTCGCGTAGTAGCCGATGGCAAAACCGAGTTTGAAGGTATTCTCCCAGAGGGAACTCACCGCATTTGGAAAGCCCAAGAGCAACTCACTGTGAAAACTGATAATGCTGGTGGCGTGTTAATGAGCATCAATCAAGAAAAAGCCAAGGAAATGGGAGAACCGGGGAAAGAGGAAGAAGTTAGGATTGCTGCAAAACCTAAGTTTTGA
- a CDS encoding NUDIX domain-containing protein, whose protein sequence is MTYRNPAPTVDIIIELVDRPHRPIVLIERHNLPLGWAIPGGFVDYGEAVEVAARREAEEETGLKVELVEQLLVYSDPNRDPRQHTISIVFLATATGEPVAGDDAKGVGVFEYWRVPGNLCFDHDRILRDYWRYRHYGIRPRLG, encoded by the coding sequence ATGACTTACCGAAATCCTGCACCGACAGTTGATATCATCATTGAACTAGTAGATCGACCTCATCGGCCAATAGTGTTAATTGAAAGACATAATCTACCTTTAGGTTGGGCTATTCCTGGTGGTTTTGTAGATTATGGAGAAGCGGTGGAAGTGGCGGCGCGGCGAGAAGCTGAGGAAGAGACGGGTTTAAAGGTGGAGTTAGTTGAACAATTACTGGTGTATTCTGACCCAAATCGCGATCCGCGTCAGCATACGATTAGTATTGTATTTTTGGCGACAGCTACGGGAGAACCTGTGGCTGGGGATGATGCTAAGGGTGTAGGAGTTTTTGAATATTGGCGAGTGCCTGGTAATTTATGTTTTGACCACGATCGCATTCTGCGCGATTATTGGCGATATCGGCATTATGGGATACGTCCGAGGTTGGGGTAA
- a CDS encoding pentapeptide repeat-containing protein: protein MLDEDEKENYIDDQNLLQQDQRQIWWQKYGNASGRGYDCLPEELNQDNLTEITAQPLLNYLVALSFDQQKKFPTDGNLNAIYANLLTAVYQRGWAGYQHPAIRGIEEKDFVRILEEIALASWHGDGRTTTVREIEAHCEHSSLKTLLEKFQESAKLGVTRLLTAFYFRESGVKEQEKTFEFTHKSFGEYLTAKRIVREVKLIHKKLKDRQDDPDEGWDEREALTRWAILCGASPMDEYLFKFVADEMGLQNPSDVSNWQQTLCNLISFMLRHGMPMERLTPRPDFQEENRQACNAEEALLAVLNSCTKLTNALCKIKWHTSESCGAWISRIQAQRPVEKIALAIKCLSFLNLQGSILIFKDLFEANLERSNLERASVLKSNLEGANLEQANLEQANLVEANLQRANLEGANLQRANLQRANLQRANLEGANLEGANLEEANLQRANLQRANLEGANLEGANLEGANFEGANHEGANLEGANPEGANLEGANLEREDLEDLNEDSASEDIPF from the coding sequence TTGTTAGACGAAGATGAGAAAGAGAATTACATTGATGACCAAAACTTATTGCAGCAAGATCAACGTCAGATTTGGTGGCAGAAATACGGCAATGCTAGCGGACGGGGATATGATTGCTTACCAGAAGAGTTAAACCAAGATAATCTGACAGAAATTACTGCCCAACCCTTGCTGAATTACCTGGTAGCATTGAGTTTTGACCAGCAAAAGAAATTTCCTACAGACGGCAACCTAAATGCAATTTATGCAAATTTGCTCACAGCAGTTTATCAGCGCGGTTGGGCTGGTTATCAACATCCGGCTATTCGTGGAATTGAGGAAAAAGACTTTGTTCGCATCCTCGAAGAAATTGCTTTAGCTTCCTGGCATGGAGATGGACGAACAACAACAGTCAGAGAGATTGAAGCCCATTGTGAACACAGTAGTTTAAAAACTCTTTTAGAGAAGTTTCAAGAAAGTGCAAAATTAGGCGTAACTCGTCTTTTGACTGCCTTTTATTTTCGTGAGAGCGGAGTTAAAGAACAGGAAAAAACGTTTGAATTTACTCACAAAAGTTTTGGTGAATATTTGACAGCAAAACGTATTGTACGAGAAGTTAAACTGATTCATAAAAAGCTGAAGGATCGCCAGGATGATCCAGATGAAGGATGGGATGAGCGCGAAGCTTTAACAAGGTGGGCAATTCTGTGCGGTGCATCCCCTATGGATGAATACCTTTTTAAGTTTGTTGCGGATGAAATGGGTTTACAGAATCCATCAGATGTTAGCAATTGGCAGCAGACATTATGCAATCTAATTAGTTTTATGTTGCGTCATGGAATGCCGATGGAACGCTTGACTCCCAGACCTGATTTTCAAGAAGAGAATAGACAAGCTTGTAATGCAGAAGAAGCATTGTTGGCTGTCTTAAATAGCTGTACTAAATTGACGAATGCTTTATGCAAAATTAAATGGCATACTTCAGAAAGCTGTGGTGCTTGGATTTCCAGAATTCAAGCACAAAGACCAGTAGAAAAGATTGCACTTGCTATAAAGTGTCTCAGTTTTTTAAATTTACAGGGCAGCATTCTTATCTTCAAAGATCTTTTCGAGGCGAATCTTGAACGATCAAATCTTGAACGAGCAAGTGTTTTAAAGTCAAATCTTGAAGGGGCAAATCTGGAACAGGCAAATCTGGAACAGGCAAATCTTGTAGAGGCGAATCTTCAAAGGGCGAATCTTGAAGGGGCGAATCTTCAAAGGGCGAATCTTCAAAGGGCGAATCTTCAAAGGGCGAATCTTGAAGGAGCGAATCTTGAAGGGGCGAATCTTGAAGAGGCGAATCTTCAAAGGGCGAATCTTCAAAGGGCGAATCTTGAAGGGGCGAATCTTGAAGGGGCGAATCTTGAAGGGGCGAATTTTGAAGGGGCGAATCATGAAGGGGCGAATCTTGAAGGGGCGAATCCTGAAGGGGCGAATCTTGAAGGGGCAAATCTTGAGCGCGAAGATTTAGAAGACTTAAATGAAGATTCAGCTTCAGAAGATATACCCTTCTAA
- a CDS encoding phosphonate ABC transporter ATP-binding protein has translation MNDYVIECHNLETAYTPSLNRPILNGINCQIKRGEFAVLLGLNGAGKSTLLRSLVGLVPSVRGELLVNNVEMNPRTLPKIRRDVGMLFQGGGLIRQLSALENVLCGCLGKRTTWQTLLGFSKRDRTLALNLLKQLGLEELAFQKTSQLSGGQQQRVAIARTLIQSPQILLVDEPITGLDVVASQQVMETLSQLHTQQGMTIVAVLHDLGIAEKYAGQAIVLDAGRVVYQGLCDNLQAKFAKVSG, from the coding sequence ATGAATGATTATGTTATTGAGTGTCATAACCTAGAGACAGCTTATACTCCATCTCTGAATCGTCCTATTCTCAACGGGATTAATTGCCAGATTAAACGGGGTGAATTTGCCGTTTTGCTGGGGCTAAATGGTGCTGGTAAGTCTACATTACTACGATCGCTAGTTGGACTAGTGCCATCAGTCAGAGGAGAATTGCTCGTTAATAATGTTGAGATGAATCCCCGAACACTGCCAAAAATTCGGCGCGATGTTGGGATGTTATTTCAAGGTGGCGGATTGATTCGGCAGTTATCAGCACTGGAAAATGTCTTATGCGGATGCCTTGGTAAAAGAACAACTTGGCAAACACTGTTGGGATTTTCTAAACGCGATCGCACATTGGCACTAAATTTATTAAAACAATTAGGACTCGAAGAGTTAGCTTTTCAAAAAACCAGTCAATTAAGTGGTGGACAGCAACAACGAGTAGCGATCGCCCGGACTTTAATTCAATCGCCGCAAATTCTCTTAGTCGATGAACCCATCACAGGCTTAGATGTTGTGGCATCGCAACAAGTCATGGAAACTCTATCCCAATTGCACACTCAGCAAGGCATGACTATTGTCGCAGTTTTGCACGATTTGGGTATTGCAGAAAAATACGCAGGGCAAGCGATCGTCTTAGATGCTGGACGCGTCGTTTACCAAGGACTTTGTGACAACTTACAAGCTAAATTTGCAAAAGTTTCCGGTTGA
- a CDS encoding Asr1405/Asl0597 family protein: MKSFSSEIESNHLVEVNWADRWQVYQRLKELDIPCSCTANQPLQVEIDSPMTVVQLWSVIRRFTASRQDQIWTLECCWKSRYQKF, encoded by the coding sequence TTGAAATCGTTTAGTTCAGAAATAGAAAGCAACCACCTTGTAGAGGTGAATTGGGCAGATCGCTGGCAAGTCTATCAACGCCTAAAGGAGTTAGACATTCCCTGTAGTTGTACAGCTAACCAGCCATTACAAGTTGAAATTGACTCTCCTATGACGGTTGTTCAACTTTGGAGTGTGATACGGCGATTTACAGCCTCTCGTCAAGACCAGATTTGGACTCTTGAGTGCTGCTGGAAAAGTCGCTACCAAAAGTTCTAA
- the dpsA gene encoding DNA starvation/stress protection protein DpsA, with product MSETQTLLRNFGNVYDNPVLLDHSVTAPVTEGFNVVLASFQALYLQYQKHHFVVEGSEFYSLHEFFNASYNQVQDHVHEIGERLDGLGGVPVATFSKLAELTCFEQESEGVYSSRQMVENDLAAEQAIIGVIRRQAAQAESLGDRGTRYLYEKILLKTEERAYHLSHFLAKDSLTLGFVQAAQS from the coding sequence ATGTCTGAAACACAAACTTTGTTACGGAATTTTGGTAATGTATATGACAACCCTGTGTTGTTGGATCACAGCGTAACTGCTCCAGTGACAGAAGGATTTAACGTTGTATTGGCTAGTTTCCAGGCACTATACTTGCAGTACCAAAAGCATCATTTTGTAGTTGAAGGCTCAGAATTTTACTCTCTGCATGAGTTTTTTAACGCAAGCTACAACCAAGTACAAGACCACGTTCATGAAATTGGAGAACGTTTGGATGGACTGGGTGGCGTGCCAGTAGCGACCTTCAGCAAGTTAGCAGAATTAACCTGCTTTGAACAAGAATCTGAAGGTGTATATTCCTCTCGCCAAATGGTGGAAAATGACCTAGCTGCCGAACAAGCAATCATTGGCGTAATTCGTCGTCAAGCTGCTCAGGCAGAGAGTTTAGGCGATCGGGGTACACGCTATCTGTACGAAAAGATTTTGTTGAAAACTGAGGAACGTGCATATCATTTATCTCACTTCCTCGCTAAAGACAGCTTAACTTTAGGGTTTGTCCAAGCTGCTCAAAGCTAA
- a CDS encoding LmeA family phospholipid-binding protein has translation MPEQNSQTTSANKIRIITQVLTTAVKLWLRAQVSQISELEVEIKASDRQLISGRIPSISIFATHAVYQGLLITQIKLIAENIRINIGSILKGKPLRLLETVSVVGDLIVDEKDLNASLSSDLLSTALSDLLVKVLPTHYSQSQPISWQEIILENNQILLRGLRVTNSETTPLEICLGLQLQSGHELQVVHIPIHPHHEDTLNNNREYNLDLGSDVDIQELTLIPGKLVCRGQINVNP, from the coding sequence ATGCCAGAGCAAAATTCCCAAACAACAAGTGCAAATAAAATCCGCATAATTACGCAGGTACTGACAACAGCAGTCAAGCTCTGGTTAAGAGCGCAAGTCAGCCAAATATCAGAATTAGAAGTGGAGATCAAAGCGAGCGATCGCCAACTTATTTCTGGACGCATCCCCTCAATATCTATTTTTGCTACTCATGCAGTTTATCAAGGTCTCCTAATTACACAAATTAAGTTAATAGCAGAAAATATTCGGATAAATATCGGCTCCATACTCAAGGGTAAACCTCTGCGGCTGTTAGAAACAGTATCAGTAGTTGGGGATTTAATCGTAGACGAGAAGGATCTCAATGCTTCTCTCTCATCTGATTTATTATCAACTGCTTTGAGTGATTTATTGGTTAAGGTTTTACCAACACATTACTCACAGTCACAACCAATTAGTTGGCAAGAAATTATCCTTGAGAACAACCAAATTCTACTGCGAGGTTTGAGAGTAACCAATAGTGAAACAACGCCTCTAGAAATTTGTCTGGGCTTACAGTTACAAAGTGGGCATGAGTTACAAGTGGTACATATCCCAATCCACCCCCACCACGAAGATACATTAAACAACAATCGTGAGTACAATCTCGATCTTGGCTCAGATGTTGATATCCAAGAACTAACGCTGATCCCAGGTAAGTTGGTGTGTCGTGGGCAAATTAACGTTAATCCTTGA